From a single Rhodococcus qingshengii JCM 15477 genomic region:
- a CDS encoding Rv3235 family protein — MLRRPRKTPHNGTSPSTGFTHAPEPRLVGADIFWNRSLRLVLETVDRRRNPRQLKGVLTPSALEVVARLYTSDFSARKLGGAAVHRTHLQAVSESTAEVCATYTRGTQTFAVAGRIDHTDETGWTVTALHVV; from the coding sequence ATGCTGCGTCGCCCGCGAAAGACGCCACACAACGGAACGTCGCCCAGTACCGGGTTCACTCACGCTCCGGAACCGCGACTGGTAGGTGCCGACATCTTCTGGAACCGATCACTACGTCTGGTTCTCGAAACCGTCGACCGACGACGAAATCCACGGCAGCTCAAAGGCGTATTGACGCCGTCCGCCCTGGAAGTTGTTGCGAGACTTTACACTTCGGATTTCTCGGCCCGGAAGCTGGGCGGCGCGGCCGTTCACCGCACCCACCTTCAAGCAGTGTCGGAGAGTACCGCCGAAGTCTGTGCGACGTACACACGAGGCACGCAGACTTTTGCCGTCGCAGGCCGGATCGACCACACAGACGAAACAGGCTGGACGGTCACCGCACTACACGTGGTGTGA
- a CDS encoding HAD-IA family hydrolase → MRGLLLDVGGVLFGPGSDLDGLSAVVRAVKARGIVTGIVSNDPGGASAQWLRDLGDGVLVDDVILSGDVEMAKPDAEIYLLAASRLGVEPEDFVFVDDLEINVRAAVAVGMVGVHHVGSESTIEELSILFDLGEGGDTKPW, encoded by the coding sequence GTGCGGGGACTTCTGTTGGATGTCGGTGGCGTGCTGTTCGGTCCGGGATCGGATCTCGACGGCTTGAGTGCGGTCGTGCGCGCGGTGAAGGCCCGCGGAATCGTGACGGGAATCGTCAGCAACGATCCCGGCGGCGCCAGTGCTCAGTGGTTGCGGGATCTCGGCGACGGGGTCTTGGTCGACGACGTGATCTTGTCCGGTGATGTCGAGATGGCAAAGCCCGACGCCGAGATCTATCTGTTGGCAGCGAGTCGTTTGGGCGTCGAGCCGGAGGATTTCGTTTTCGTGGATGATCTCGAAATCAACGTCCGGGCGGCTGTGGCCGTCGGGATGGTCGGGGTCCATCACGTCGGCTCGGAATCGACCATCGAGGAGTTGTCGATTCTGTTCGATCTCGGCGAAGGAGGGGACACGAAGCCATGGTGA
- a CDS encoding WS/DGAT/MGAT family O-acyltransferase, whose product MVNRLTTQDAAFYFLEAGTTPMHVGSLGIFRQLRNGIDHEELLRLVEERLGSVPRYRQRVREVAFGLARPVWVDDSDFDITYHVRRSALPKPGSDEQLMDLIARLTSRPLDSTRPLWEMYLVEGLTRNRFAIFTKSHSSLVDGEAAPEISQVIFDPEKNRAPGPEELWMPARPPSDTSLLVSALADLVTSPGEGIARARAAFNDVTTSVTEAVSALGKLAEVVRTATQVAPASPLNATISRNRRLAVAKTSLEDYRRIRARYGCEINDVILTVIAGAMRNWLLSRGEPVTEATIVRAMVPMSVYTDGPESPDVDDPQAPGHVSSFLIDLPVGEPNAVVRLSHVAHATEAFARQGRRVTAQTMVRMSGFAPATLHAMSSRAASSLSQRMFNLMITNAPGPQFPLYLGGARMLEMYPVSPLLKNQTLSIALTSYDGNVYYGLNADRDAMSDVDVVRSLIFESLEELTDASR is encoded by the coding sequence ATGGTGAACAGACTGACGACTCAGGATGCCGCTTTCTACTTCCTCGAAGCCGGGACGACGCCGATGCATGTCGGCTCGTTGGGGATCTTCAGGCAACTGCGAAACGGGATCGATCACGAGGAGTTGCTTCGACTTGTCGAAGAGCGGCTCGGATCGGTTCCGCGGTACCGACAGAGAGTTCGCGAGGTGGCGTTCGGTCTGGCCCGCCCCGTCTGGGTGGACGACTCGGATTTCGACATCACCTATCACGTTCGCCGATCTGCTCTGCCCAAACCGGGCTCCGACGAACAGCTGATGGATCTGATCGCGCGGCTGACGTCGAGACCACTCGACAGCACGAGGCCGTTGTGGGAGATGTACCTGGTCGAGGGGCTGACCAGAAACAGATTTGCCATCTTCACGAAGTCTCATTCGTCGTTGGTGGACGGCGAGGCGGCTCCCGAGATCAGTCAGGTGATCTTCGATCCGGAGAAGAATCGAGCGCCAGGCCCCGAAGAATTGTGGATGCCCGCCAGGCCGCCGAGCGATACCAGCTTGTTGGTCAGTGCACTGGCAGATCTCGTGACGAGCCCGGGGGAGGGGATCGCGCGGGCGCGTGCAGCGTTCAACGACGTGACCACGTCCGTCACCGAGGCAGTGAGTGCACTCGGGAAGCTTGCAGAAGTGGTTCGAACGGCGACCCAGGTGGCCCCGGCGAGCCCGCTCAATGCCACCATCTCGCGCAATCGGCGCCTTGCGGTGGCCAAGACGTCTCTGGAGGACTATCGACGCATTCGTGCGCGGTACGGGTGCGAGATCAACGATGTGATCCTGACCGTCATCGCGGGTGCGATGCGGAACTGGTTGCTCTCGCGCGGTGAACCGGTGACCGAGGCGACCATCGTGCGAGCGATGGTGCCCATGTCGGTCTACACCGACGGCCCGGAGAGTCCTGACGTCGACGATCCGCAAGCGCCCGGACATGTTTCCTCGTTCCTCATCGACCTGCCTGTCGGTGAACCCAACGCGGTGGTTCGGCTCTCGCACGTGGCCCATGCGACGGAGGCATTCGCGCGTCAGGGTCGGCGGGTCACCGCGCAGACGATGGTGCGAATGTCCGGGTTTGCGCCGGCGACGCTGCATGCGATGAGCTCGCGTGCGGCCAGCAGTCTGTCGCAGCGAATGTTCAACTTGATGATCACCAATGCGCCAGGGCCGCAATTTCCGCTCTACCTCGGTGGGGCTCGGATGCTCGAGATGTATCCCGTGTCGCCACTACTCAAGAATCAGACACTCAGCATCGCCCTGACGTCGTACGACGGAAATGTCTACTACGGTTTGAATGCCGACCGTGACGCGATGTCGGACGTCGACGTCGTTCGTTCGCTGATCTTCGAGTCACTCGAGGAATTGACGGATGCGAGTCGGTGA